Proteins encoded within one genomic window of Brassica rapa cultivar Chiifu-401-42 chromosome A09, CAAS_Brap_v3.01, whole genome shotgun sequence:
- the LOC103839194 gene encoding pentatricopeptide repeat-containing protein At5g44230 isoform X2 gives MLLALHLPSCWNYNKIKINSIPQFSNRMHGASSGISSAMTLAHSRRFSTAPYPVNISLLSKQLIQLGRINKKELKASSLTSKLDDCTGLDQIKQVHAHVIRQGHDQSCYIITKLIRTLTRLGVPMDPYPRRVMELVQFRNPFLWTAVIRGYAVQGNLSEAVSMYGCMRKEGITPVSFTFSALLKACGSVGDLSLGRQFHAQTFRLSGFCSVYVGNTMIDVYVKCGSMECARKVFDEMPERDVISWTELIAAYAKAGDMDSAAELFERLPKKDMVAWTAIVTGFVQNAKPQEALEYFNRMEKSGVLPDEVAVAGFISACAQLGASKYADRAVEIALKSGYSPSDHVVIGSALIDMYSKCGDVEEAVNVFESMNNKNVFSYSSMILGLAMHGRAREALDLFHYMVTQTTIKPNTVTFVGVLTACSHAGLVDQGRQIFASMQQTFGVEPTRDLYTCMVDLLGRAGRLQEALEVIKTMSVEPHGGVWGALLGACRIHKDPDVAEIAARHLFEIEPDVIGNYILLCNVYASAGDWEGVLSVRKLIKEKGLKKTPAVSWVVDENGQTHKFFPGNMNHPMSDKIQETLEELVKRLTVLGYEPDLSSVPYNASDDEKRSILICHTEKLALAFSLLTTSRDCEIKIMKNLRMCQDCHTFMRLASEVTGRVIIMRDNMRFHHFRSGACSCGDFW, from the exons ATGCTCTTAGCTTTACATCTACCGTCGTGTTGGAATtacaataaaatcaaaataaattcaaTTCCTCAATTCAGTAACCGCATGCACGGCGCCAGCTCCGGTATCTCGTCGGCGATGACGTTGGCTCATTCTCGCCGATTCTCCACGGCGCCTTACCCCGTTAACATTAGCTTACTTTCTAAACAACTAATTCAGCTCGGACGCATCAACA AGAAAGAACTCAAAGCATCATCTCTCACCTCGAAGCTCGACGACTGCACCGGCCTCGACCAAATCAAACAAGTCCACGCTCACGTTATCCGACAAGGACACGACCAAAGCTGCTACATCATCACCAAGCTAATCCGCACGCTCACCCGGCTCGGCGTCCCCATGGACCCCTACCCTCGCCGCGTGATGGAGCTTGTTCAGTTCCGTAACCCCTTCCTATGGACGGCGGTGATTCGCGGCTACGCGGTTCAAGGTAACCTGTCGGAAGCAGTTTCTATGTATGGATGCATGAGGAAAGAAGGGATCACTCCTGTTTCTTTCACTTTCTCCGCTCTTTTGAAAGCTTGCGGTTCGGTCGGGGATTTGAGTTTAGGTCGGCAGTTTCACGCGCAGACGTTTCGACTCAGTGGGTTCTGTTCTGTGTACGTTGGCAACACAATGATCGATGTGTATGTGAAATGCGGGTCTATGGAATGTGCGCgtaaggtgttcgatgaaatgcctgaacGGGACGTGATATCGTGGACAGAGCTTATAGCAGCGTATGCGAAAGCTGGGGATATGGACTCCGCAGCGGAGCTGTTTGAAAGGTTGCCGAAGAAGGACATGGTGGCTTGGACAGCGATTGTTACGGGGTTTGTGCAGAACGCTAAACCTCAGGAAGCTTTAGAGTATTTCAATAGAATGGAGAAGTCAGGAGTTTTACCTGATGAAGTCGCTGTGGCCGGGTTTATATCTGCTTGTGCACAGCTTGGAGCAAGCAAATACGCGGACCGGGCTGTCGAAATCGCTTTAAAATCTGGTTATTCTCCTAGTGATCACGTTGTTATAGGCTCTGCGTTGATAGATATGTACTCAAAATGCGGAGATGTAGAAGAGGCGGTAAATGTGTTTGAGTCGATGAACAACAAGAATGTTTTCTCTTATAGTTCTATGATCCTCGGTCTCGCTATGCACGGGCGTGCTCGCGAGGCTTTAGATTTGTTCCATTACATGGTAACGCAGACCACTATAAAACCAAACACTGTTACTTTTGTCGGTGTGCTTACGGCTTGTAGCCACGCGGGACTTGTAGACCAAGGACGTCAAATATTCGCGTCTATGCAACAAACATTCGGCGTTGAACCAACGCGTGACCTCTATACCTGTATGGTCGATCTTCTAGGCCGTGCAGGAAGGTTGCAAGAAGCACTTGAAGTGATTAAAACCATGTCCGTGGAGCCACACGGAGGTGTGTGGGGCGCGTTGCTCGGCGCCTGCAGGATCCACAAGGATCCGGACGTTGCAGAGATCGCTGCAAGACATTTGTTTGAAATTGAACCAGATGTTATCGGTAACTATATCTTGCTATGTAACGTCTACGCTTCAGCTGGAGACTGGGAAGGTGTTTTAAGCGTGCGGAAACTGATTAAAGAAAAGGGTTTGAAGAAGACACCAGCGGTTAGCTGGGTTGTGGATGAGAATGGTCAGACGCACAAGTTTTTCCCGGGAAACATGAACCATCCGATGTCGGATAAGATTCAAGAGACGTTAGAAGAGCTTGTAAAGAGATTAACTGTTCTAGGATATGAACCGGATTTAAGCTCTGTACCCTATAATGCGAGTGACGATGAGAAGAGGTCGATACTGATTTGTCACACCGAGAAGCTGGCTTTAGCGTTCTCCTTGCTCACTACGAGCAGAGATTGTGAGATAAAGATAATGAAGAATCTGAGGATGTGTCAAGATTGTCACACGTTTATGCGTTTGGCGTCGGAGGTTACAGGGAGGGTGATTATAATGAGGGATAACATGAGATTTCACCACTTTAGGAGTGGGGCTTGTTCTTGTGGTGATTTTTGGTGA
- the LOC103839194 gene encoding pentatricopeptide repeat-containing protein At5g44230 isoform X1 has product MLLALHLPSCWNYNKIKINSIPQFSNRMHGASSGISSAMTLAHSRRFSTAPYPVNISLLSKQLIQLGRINNPDTFPEITHQKELKASSLTSKLDDCTGLDQIKQVHAHVIRQGHDQSCYIITKLIRTLTRLGVPMDPYPRRVMELVQFRNPFLWTAVIRGYAVQGNLSEAVSMYGCMRKEGITPVSFTFSALLKACGSVGDLSLGRQFHAQTFRLSGFCSVYVGNTMIDVYVKCGSMECARKVFDEMPERDVISWTELIAAYAKAGDMDSAAELFERLPKKDMVAWTAIVTGFVQNAKPQEALEYFNRMEKSGVLPDEVAVAGFISACAQLGASKYADRAVEIALKSGYSPSDHVVIGSALIDMYSKCGDVEEAVNVFESMNNKNVFSYSSMILGLAMHGRAREALDLFHYMVTQTTIKPNTVTFVGVLTACSHAGLVDQGRQIFASMQQTFGVEPTRDLYTCMVDLLGRAGRLQEALEVIKTMSVEPHGGVWGALLGACRIHKDPDVAEIAARHLFEIEPDVIGNYILLCNVYASAGDWEGVLSVRKLIKEKGLKKTPAVSWVVDENGQTHKFFPGNMNHPMSDKIQETLEELVKRLTVLGYEPDLSSVPYNASDDEKRSILICHTEKLALAFSLLTTSRDCEIKIMKNLRMCQDCHTFMRLASEVTGRVIIMRDNMRFHHFRSGACSCGDFW; this is encoded by the coding sequence ATGCTCTTAGCTTTACATCTACCGTCGTGTTGGAATtacaataaaatcaaaataaattcaaTTCCTCAATTCAGTAACCGCATGCACGGCGCCAGCTCCGGTATCTCGTCGGCGATGACGTTGGCTCATTCTCGCCGATTCTCCACGGCGCCTTACCCCGTTAACATTAGCTTACTTTCTAAACAACTAATTCAGCTCGGACGCATCAACAATCCCGATACCTTTCCAGAGATCACTCATCAGAAAGAACTCAAAGCATCATCTCTCACCTCGAAGCTCGACGACTGCACCGGCCTCGACCAAATCAAACAAGTCCACGCTCACGTTATCCGACAAGGACACGACCAAAGCTGCTACATCATCACCAAGCTAATCCGCACGCTCACCCGGCTCGGCGTCCCCATGGACCCCTACCCTCGCCGCGTGATGGAGCTTGTTCAGTTCCGTAACCCCTTCCTATGGACGGCGGTGATTCGCGGCTACGCGGTTCAAGGTAACCTGTCGGAAGCAGTTTCTATGTATGGATGCATGAGGAAAGAAGGGATCACTCCTGTTTCTTTCACTTTCTCCGCTCTTTTGAAAGCTTGCGGTTCGGTCGGGGATTTGAGTTTAGGTCGGCAGTTTCACGCGCAGACGTTTCGACTCAGTGGGTTCTGTTCTGTGTACGTTGGCAACACAATGATCGATGTGTATGTGAAATGCGGGTCTATGGAATGTGCGCgtaaggtgttcgatgaaatgcctgaacGGGACGTGATATCGTGGACAGAGCTTATAGCAGCGTATGCGAAAGCTGGGGATATGGACTCCGCAGCGGAGCTGTTTGAAAGGTTGCCGAAGAAGGACATGGTGGCTTGGACAGCGATTGTTACGGGGTTTGTGCAGAACGCTAAACCTCAGGAAGCTTTAGAGTATTTCAATAGAATGGAGAAGTCAGGAGTTTTACCTGATGAAGTCGCTGTGGCCGGGTTTATATCTGCTTGTGCACAGCTTGGAGCAAGCAAATACGCGGACCGGGCTGTCGAAATCGCTTTAAAATCTGGTTATTCTCCTAGTGATCACGTTGTTATAGGCTCTGCGTTGATAGATATGTACTCAAAATGCGGAGATGTAGAAGAGGCGGTAAATGTGTTTGAGTCGATGAACAACAAGAATGTTTTCTCTTATAGTTCTATGATCCTCGGTCTCGCTATGCACGGGCGTGCTCGCGAGGCTTTAGATTTGTTCCATTACATGGTAACGCAGACCACTATAAAACCAAACACTGTTACTTTTGTCGGTGTGCTTACGGCTTGTAGCCACGCGGGACTTGTAGACCAAGGACGTCAAATATTCGCGTCTATGCAACAAACATTCGGCGTTGAACCAACGCGTGACCTCTATACCTGTATGGTCGATCTTCTAGGCCGTGCAGGAAGGTTGCAAGAAGCACTTGAAGTGATTAAAACCATGTCCGTGGAGCCACACGGAGGTGTGTGGGGCGCGTTGCTCGGCGCCTGCAGGATCCACAAGGATCCGGACGTTGCAGAGATCGCTGCAAGACATTTGTTTGAAATTGAACCAGATGTTATCGGTAACTATATCTTGCTATGTAACGTCTACGCTTCAGCTGGAGACTGGGAAGGTGTTTTAAGCGTGCGGAAACTGATTAAAGAAAAGGGTTTGAAGAAGACACCAGCGGTTAGCTGGGTTGTGGATGAGAATGGTCAGACGCACAAGTTTTTCCCGGGAAACATGAACCATCCGATGTCGGATAAGATTCAAGAGACGTTAGAAGAGCTTGTAAAGAGATTAACTGTTCTAGGATATGAACCGGATTTAAGCTCTGTACCCTATAATGCGAGTGACGATGAGAAGAGGTCGATACTGATTTGTCACACCGAGAAGCTGGCTTTAGCGTTCTCCTTGCTCACTACGAGCAGAGATTGTGAGATAAAGATAATGAAGAATCTGAGGATGTGTCAAGATTGTCACACGTTTATGCGTTTGGCGTCGGAGGTTACAGGGAGGGTGATTATAATGAGGGATAACATGAGATTTCACCACTTTAGGAGTGGGGCTTGTTCTTGTGGTGATTTTTGGTGA
- the LOC103839195 gene encoding uncharacterized protein LOC103839195 — protein sequence MWGYGGKYYWRKRNKYNQGGGGGSCEAIVVVFAWMSSEERNLKNHVDLYDSLLWDSLVCHSQFLNMFLPDKAADLASDLVSELVKELKAKPVPLVFASFSGGPNACMYKVLQILEGICDTGLNQDDCRMVRNCISGFIYDSCPVDFTSDLGARFAVHPTTLKMSKPPKPFVWAANGIASSLDYVFLNRFESQRAEFWQTLYSTITMRVPYLILCSENDDLAPYQTIHNFATRLQELGGNVKLVKWNDSPHVGHYRYNQVDYKAAVSDFLSKAASVYLQKTRSLDREAMKEETQCDDDMTEPTTQSFGASTSGLNRSFNGTPLVTTDHFFVPRSTVGYYVGNGGSVQDEHKQDLIRLSSAQNDEDAVKPNGVLGQILFDVYIPKNVEDWDVKLSETTGRSKRRQGKRFIRRSRL from the exons ATGTGGGGATATGGAGGAAAGTACTATTGGCGAAAGAGGAATAAGTATAAccaaggaggaggaggaggaagttgCGAAGCGATCGTTGTGGTATTCGCTTGGATGTCTAGCGAAGAACGCAATCTCAAGAACCATGTCGATCTCTATGATTCTCTTCTTTGGGACTCACTCGTTTGCCATTCTCAATTCCTCAACAT GTTCTTACCGGACAAAGCTGCGGATCTAGCTTCTGATCTTGTGTCTGAACTTGTAAAG GAGCTCAAGGCAAAGCCAGTTCCTTTAGTGTTTGCTTCTTTCTCAGGTGGTCCTAATGCTTGTATGTATAAGGTTCTTCAA ATACTTGAAGGGATATGCGACACAGGACTGAACCAGGACGATTGTAGAATGGTTAGAAACTGCATCTCAGGGTTTATCTATGACTCATGTCCTGTGGATTTCACCAGCGACTTGGGAGCTCGATTTGCGGTTCATCCAACTACGCTCAAAATGTCTAAACCACCTAAACCATTTGTATGGGCAGCCAATGGTATCGCTTCTAGTCTCGATTATGTTTTCCTCAACAGGTTTGAGTCACAGCGGGCCGAGTTCTGGCAGACTCTTTACTCTACTATA ACAATGAGAGTTCCTTATCTCATTCTATGCTCTGAAAACGATGACCTCGCTCCTTACCAAACCATACACAATTTCGCCACACGTCTCCAAGAGCTAGGAGGAAATGTAAAACTCGTTAAATGGAATGATTCTCCTCACGTTG GTCATTATCGTTACAACCAAGTGGACTATAAAGCAGCTGTATCCGACTTCTTGTCAAAAGCAGCTTCGGTCTATTTGCAGAAGACAAGAAGTCTTGACAGAGAAGCAATGAAAGAAGAGACTCAATGTGATGATGATATGACAGAGCCAACAACTCAAAGCTTTGGGGCATCAACCTCTGGTCTTAACCGAAGCTTCAACGGAACTCCACTTGTCACAACTGATCATTTCTTCGTGCCTCGAAGCACCGTTGGTTACTACGTGGGCAACGGTGGGTCTGTGCAAGATGAACATAAACAAGATTTGATTCGTTTGTCCAGTGCTCAAAACGACGAGGATGCAGTTAAGCCTAATGGTGTTCTTGGTCAAATCTTGTTTGATGTTTATATCCCCAAGAACGTCGAGGATTGGGATGTTAAGCTGTCGGAAACCACCGGGCGGTCTAAAAGGAGACAAGGGAAGAGGTTTATACGTAGATCGAGATTGTAG
- the LOC103839193 gene encoding zinc finger CCCH domain-containing protein 61 produces MDVEHHNSGHIGRPTVDIPPRKLLSSAVSPSSPCPEDKAQKDCCYDSDSDDPYAGDHFRMYEFKIRRCTRSRSHDWTDCPFAHPGEKARRRDPRRYHYTGEVCPEFRNGGDCSRGDMCGFAHGIFECWLHPSRYRTEACKDGKHCKRKICFFAHSPRQLRVLPPSENFVSGGGGSAASSPASVLSYKNNRCCVFCSHSPTSTLLDLSRSPTSSPPLSPANKSAVFSRMSRRHSALAHKQVLHELINSLDSFSFKEALAAASSSSPVTMPVTTGETMLASSNRSNNHRLPPWIDVGDRDLQLQQSSFKYAFSPSSTPSYLNGQLPPPSFFSDEFTPRGGRLSDFTVAATAAAEARGKNSFEVGHSGDLDLGWVNDLLT; encoded by the coding sequence ATGGACGTCGAACATCACAACTCCGGCCACATCGGTAGACCAACGGTGGATATTCCACCGAGAAAGCTTCTTTCCTCCGCCGTATCTCCTTCAAGTCCCTGTCCTGAAGACAAGGCTCAGAAAGACTGTTGTTACGACTCTGACTCCGACGATCCTTACGCCGGCGACCATTTCCGGATGTACGAGTTCAAGATCCGACGGTGCACGCGTAGCCGTAGCCACGACTGGACCGACTGTCCTTTCGCTCATCCCGGCGAAAAGGCTCGCCGCCGTGACCCTCGCCGGTATCACTACACGGGCGAAGTTTGTCCCGAGTTTCGCAACGGTGGCGATTGTAGCCGTGGTGATATGTGCGGTTTCGCGCACGGCATTTTCGAGTGTTGGCTCCATCCTAGTCGTTACCGTACGGAAGCTTGTAAAGATGGTAAGCATTGTAAGAGAAAAATATGTTTCTTTGCTCACTCTCCACGTCAGCTTAGAGTTCTTCCGCCGTCAGAAAACTTTGTCTCCGGCGGAGGTGGATCGGCGGCTTCATCTCCGGCCTCGGTGTTGAGTTATAAGAATAATCGTTGTTGTGTGTTTTGTTCCCATTCTCCGACGAGCACTCTCTTGGATTTATCACGATCACCGACGTCATCTCCACCGTTATCTCCGGCTAATAAATCTGCCGTATTTTCACGGATGAGCCGCCGGCACTCCGCCTTGGCACACAAGCAAGTTCTACACGAGCTGATTAATTCTTTAGATTCATTTAGTTTCAAGGAAGCACTCGCGGCGGCTTCCTCGTCGTCTCCTGTCACCATGCCGGTTACCACGGGGGAAACCATGCTTGCCTCATCAAATAGAAGCAACAACCACCGTCTTCCGCCGTGGATTGATGTCGGAGATAGAGATCTCCAGTTACAACAGAGTTCCTTTAAATATGCATTTTCACCTTCTTCTACTCCAAGTTACCTCAATGGTCAGCTGCCGCCGCCGAGCTTCTTCAGCGATGAATTCACACCACGCGGCGGCCGGTTAAGCGATTTCACGGTGGCTGCAACTGCGGCGGCGGAAGCTAGGGGTAAGAATAGCTTTGAGGTGGGTCATAGTGGCGATCTTGATCTTGGATGGGTGAACGATCTCTTGACATGA